The bacterium genome contains the following window.
GGATAGGGCCGGCGACTCGGCCGGGGCGCTGGCCGCAGGCGCCGGCTCGGCCACGACCGCTGCGCGCCTCTCGCCGGCCGGCGCGCTCGCGGCGCCGGTGGCCGGAGCGGACAGCGCGGCGAAGAGCGCCTCGCCGCTCGCGATGCCGCTGGCGGCGCTGGCGATGAGCGGCGCCGGTGCGCTCGCGGTCTCCGGCTCGGCTGTGGGCGTCGCCCCGGGCGCGGCCGGGGCGGCGGTCCAGACCACCTTCGGCTCCTCGGCGCGCGCCGGCTCCGTCGCCGCCGGGGCCGGCAGCTCGCTGGGCGGCGCCGGCAGCTCGGCGAAGAGCTGCTCGGCCGCCGTCGGCTCGAAGGGATCGCTGGCGACGAAGATCGGATCGCTGGCGGCGGCCGGGATCAGGGCCGGCAGCGGCGCCTCGCTCGCGGGGCTCGCCGCGCTCTCCCAGGCGGGGGGCGCCGGATCCTCGCTGGCCAAGAACACCGCGACGCTGGGCTCCGCGGGGGCCGCCACGGCCGATTCACGGTTCAGCCCGGAGAGGTCGGCCGGCCGCAGGGCGGGCGCGGCGGGCGCCTCGGCCACGGCAGCGGGCGCGGATGGCGCCGGCTGCGATTCCGCTGCCGGCGCGGCGGCGCTCGCCGTCGGGCTGAGGACGACGCGCAGGCTGCGCTCGCCCACTTCCGTGAGGAAGTTCTGCGCCGAGGCGAGGTCGAGCACGACGCGGGCCTTGAGGCCGCCCGGCTCTTCGGGCTCGTTCTGGCCGACGCGGATCCGCTGCAGCGCGCCTTCGCCCGGATAGCTGGCCTGCGCGAGCACGGTCCGCACGCCGGGGAAGTCGAGGACGATTCGGTCCGGCTCGCTCATCACGAGGTTACGGCTCTCGAAGGGGCCGTCGAAGCCGAGGATCAGCACGCCGTTCTCCCACTGCAGGGAGTCGAGCAGCGTGGCCGCCTGGGCTGACGGGCCGGTTGCGGCCAGGATGGCCAGCAGACCGGCGATCCTCATGGTCTTGACGAGCATCTCACTCTCCTTCCTTGGCGAGCTCCAGGCGGACCTGCTGCCGCGAGTCGCCGTTGCGCATCCAGGCGATGAGGGCCGCCTCGTCGATGGCGACGACCTGGCCCTCATCGATCGGGTCGCCCTTGGTCAGGGCGTAGCTGTCGCCGTTCTCGTCCTCCACCAGCGCGATGTAGCCGCCGTCGCGCAGGCGCACGATGCCGACCAGCACGGCGCTGCGCAGGTCGAGCTCGGCCGAGCTGCGCTTCGTCCCGACGGCGTAGTCGGGCAGCGCGAAGGGGTCGCGCGCCAGGCTGGCCTCGTAGGGCACGGTGCGCAGATCGAAGCGCTGGAGCGGAAAGACCTCTTCGGGCGGCGCCAGCGCGCTCGGCGTCGCCGGCGCGGGCGTCTCGGCGAGGGCCGGCAGCGCGCCGGCGAGCGCGCAGAGCGCCGCCAGCAGCAGGCCGGACGCGGGACGATCAACGCTTCGCATTGCTGGCCTCCTGGGCAGGCTTGGCCTTGGCGAGCTTGCCGGCCTTGGCGGAGGTCGCCTTGCCGCGCGCGGACGCACCGGGAGTCGCCGGTTCCGGAGCGGCGGCGACGGTGGCGACGGCGCCGGAGTCCATCATGTAGAGGGTGGCCTGGAAGGTAGCCTCGATGCTGCCGTCCTTGAAGCCGCCCTCGATGGTCTTGCGCTTGGAGGTTTCGTCGAGCCCCTTGAGCGTGAGCCCCTCCGTGCGGATCACCCGCGAGGCGTTGGCGACCTGGGCGATGAACTGGCCGACGTTGTGGTAGTCGCCGTGCACGCGCATCTCGATCGGCCGCGTCTGCACGCCCTCGCCGGGCGCCCCCGGGCCGGGCTGCAGGAGGTCGATCTTGACGCCGACCGCGCCGGCGAGGCGCGCGATCTCGCGCAAGAACTCGGGCATCTCCTCGGTGCGCGGCAGCAGCGCTTCGAGGCGCTGCCAGTCCTGCTGCATCTCGGCCATGCGGGATTGCAGAGCCTCGAGCCGCCCCGCCCGACTGCGGGCGATGCCCAGCTTGCGCTCCTGCTCGGCGAGCTCGGCCTCCAGACGCGTGATCTGCGCCCGTTTCACGCGATAGGTGAAGGGCAGCAGGGTGCTCCCGAAGAAGACATAGCCCAGCAGCAGCGTGATGAGGATCGTGAAGGCCCGCCGCTGGACGAGGGGATCCTGCAGGTTCATGACGTCTTGCCCTCGGGACTGGGTTCGGGTGCCGGCGCGGGCGGCGGGCCGCTGCCCCCCCAGGCCGCCGACACCGTGAAGAAGATCATCTGCTTCGTGCCGAGCAGGTTGCGCTCGGCCTTGACCAGCTGGACGGTGTTGAAGTTGCCGCTCAGCTCCATCGCCTTCATCAGGTCGGAGACCGGCTGGAAGCCTTCGGCGATGCCCTCGAGCGTACTCTTGTTGCCGCCCTGGCTGCGGCCGAGCTGCTTGAGCCAGAGGCCGGGCGGCAACACGAGGTTGACGGCGTTCAGCCACTCGACATTCTCGAAGCGGTGCACCTCGAGCTGCTTGAGGACATCCAGGCGCTGCGTGAGCAGGGCGCTCTGCACCTCGAGCTGCTCGATCGCCTTGGTCTGGCGGGCGAGGCGCTCCTCCTCCGCGTTCTGCTCGACGCGCTTCGCCTCGAGCGCCGCCAGGCGGCGGCTCTGCTGGAGGAAGGTGTAGGCCCCGGCCGCCACGATGAGGAAGGCGCCCAGGTAGATGGCGAGCGAGACCTTGCCGGGCACGCGCAGCTGGCGCTGGCGGGGCCGATCCTCGCTGGGCAGCAGGTTGATGCGAATCATGCGCTCACCTCCCGCAGACCGAGCCCGACCGCGACGCCGAGCAAGGCCGGCAGACCCAGCTCACGCATCTCGGATTCCATCGCGGGGTCCAGCTCGAGCGCGGCCAGGGGATCGACGGCCTTCACCGGCAGGCGCAGGCGCTCTTCGAGCCGCTCGCGCAGCACGGGCAGATTGCCGCCGCCGCCCGAGAGGAAGACGCCGCTGAGTTCCTCGACCTCGCCGGCCGAGCGCAGGTAGGCGAGGCTGCGCTCGAGGCCGACGGCGATCTCCTCGGCAAGGCGGGCGATCGTTTCCTGACCCGCCTCCTGCGGATGCGTGTTCTCGACGTTGTTCGTGCTGATCAGCTTCAGCGCGTCCTCGTAGGGGATCTCCAGGTCGCGCTGGAGGGCCTCGACGTACTGACCGCAGCCGACGCTGAAGTCCCGCGTGAACAGCGGGAAGCCCTCGCGGACGATGCTGACGTTCGTCACCTCGGAACCCACGTTCACCAGGGTGGCCAGGGGTTCCTCGCGACGCAGGCCCTCGTGCAGGTTCTGGATCGCGAAGGTATCGACGTCGATCACCGCGGGGCTGAGCCCGGCGTCGCGCAGCAGCGAGAGGTGCTCGTAGATCACCTCGCGCTTGGCGGCGACGAGCAGGACCTCCATCTTGCCGTCGCCGGCGTTGGGCTCGAGGAGCTGGAAGTCGAGGCTGACGTCCTCGATCTCGAAGGGGATGTGGCTGGAGGCCTCCATCTCGATGAGGGCCCGCGCTTCTTCGCTGCTCATCCGATCCATGAGCAGGCGCTTGACGATGACCGAGCGGCTGGAGACCGCGCTCACCACCTTGCCCTTCTTGATGCCCGCGTTTGCGAAGGCGGCCTCGATCGCTTCCAGCAGCAGATCCCTGTCCATGATCTCACCCTCGACGACCGCGTCCGGGGAGACATGGGAGGTGCCGTAGCGCAGAAGGCGCGGTCCGTTCTCGCCGCGGCCGATCTCGACGACCTTGACGAGCCGGCTGCCGATGTCGAGGGCGACCACGTGATCGCTCTCTTTCTTGAAGGGCAGCTTCATTTCACCTCCTGGGGAGCGGGGCGGCGGGCAATGCGCCAACCCGGCCGGACTCCGGTTGCACCTTCAGGGCTGCAAGCGACGTGCCATCCTTCCTCATGAGGGCGGAGGGTCGGGCGTCGTCGGGGGCTTCTGACTGCGCTCTAGCAGGATTGCTTCCAGACGGCGGACATTCTCGAGCGCGGCCTCGCGCACCCGGGGATGCTCGGCAGTTTCCGCCACCGCCAGCCACATTTCGCGGGCCAGCCGCGGATCGCCGCCGAGTTCGTCGATGCGGGCCACGAAATGCCTCCAGGCCGGGTGGGCGTCCGGGCAGCGCCCCGCCCGCGCGAAGGCGGCCCGTGCCTCCCGGTAGTTTTCGAGCCACAGGTAGTGGAAGAAGCCCTGCTCGTAGGGATAGACCCAGTAGGTCGGATTGGCCCGCTCCGCATAGGCCAGCCAGCGCAGGGCACCTGCGGGGTCCTGCATGTCCGTGGCGCGGACGACGGCCGCGAAGAGGGTGGCGCGGTGGAAGGCGGGGTCCAGGCGCAGGAGGCGCTCGACGCGCGCGTTGAAGCTCGCGAGGTCGTGCTGGCCGAGACGATAGCCGCCGTAGTACTGGAGCAGATCGAACCAGTAGTAGTCCGCGAGCAGCGCCTCGCTGCCGAGCAGCACGGCTTCCAGCGGCCGCTGGGGCTCCTGCTGGCGGATCAGCGGCGCCGGCTGGCTGAGCTGCGCGCCGGCGAGCAGCAGGAGGCTGAGCGCGACGAGGGCCAGCGAACGCGGCATCAGCGGATCTCGCGACGCGCGAAGATGGCCGCCGCTGCGCCGACGAGCGCCAGAAAGTAGAGCAGCGTGTAGCCCAGCGCGCCGAGCAGCGCCCCGGGGGCGGGCAGGTCGCCGCCGACCAGGCTGGTGCGCACGCGGTAGAGCTCCAGGTGCGGCAGCAGCCAGTGTGCGGCCAGGGCCAGCGCGCGCAGGAAGCCGCTCTCGGTCAGGGCCGCGAAGCGCAGGAGATCCGCCGAGAGGTGCCCGGCGGCGAAGACGGCGAGCGCGAGGAAGAGCGTCATCACCAGGCCGGTGAAGGTCGAGAAGAGGAGCACGATGCCGGCGAGCAGGCTCATCTCGAGGAACACGTAGAGCAGCGCCGTGCCGAGGCCCGGCAGGAGCGGCACCCGCGTCGCCCAGCCGATGGCGAGGTAGATCAGGGTCGCGGCGCCGATGACGAGGCCGAGTGTGCCGAGCAGGCCGGCCAGGCGCCCGAGCAGGTACTCCTGGCGCGAGATCGGCCGCGCCAGAACGCTCAGCCAGATGCCGCGCTCGCGCTCGCGGTGGAGCGTCCAGGCCCCCAGCACCAGCATCGTCAGCAGCGCCGAGGCGTGGATCCAGGCCAGGGCGGCGTCGTGAAATGTCTTCTCGCGCCCGCCCAGGGTGAGCGGCGCCATCAGGGCGAGGACGCCGAGAACGACGGCGCCCAGCCCGAGCAGGCTGTAGAGCAGGCGGTCGCGCAGGGCCTCGCGCAGGCTGGCCAGCGTGAGCACGACGACGTTCCTCATACGCGCTCCTTGTCGCGGTCGCGGTCGCGCGCGCGCGCGGGCTCGCTCACGGCCGCCGGCGCGGCGTCCTCGGCGATGCTGGCCAGGATCTCGGCGGCGGGCAGCTCACGGCGCTCGGCCAGCTCGAGGATCGGGATGCCCAGCGCGCTCCAGCGCTGCAGCAGGGTCTGGGCGCGCGCGAAGGACAGGCCGCGGTAGGCGGCGGTGTCGCCCTCGCGCACGCCCTCGAGGTCGGGCGCGTCCAGGCGCGCCTCCTTCGCCTTCTCGAAGGGAATGCGGATGTCCATCGCCAGCGGCAACGCGCCCACGGCGCCGAGGTCGATCTCCCGCCCGATGCGGCCCTCCGCCAGCACGCCCAGGCGATCGGCGAGCGTCTGCAGCTCCGTGAGGACATGACTGGAGACGATCATCGCCGTGCCGGCGCGCTTGTGTTCGAGGAGGATCTCGATCACGCGCTGCCGCTGCAGGGGATCGAGCGCAGTCAGCGGCTCATCGAGGATCAAGCGCTCGGGTCGCGCGAGCAGGGCCAGCGCGAGCGCCACGCGCTGCTGTGTGCCGCGGGAGAGCTGGCGCAACTCGCGGCGGCTGACGCCGCTGAGATCGAACTGCGCCGCCAGCCAGTCGACGCGGTTCCGCGTCGTCACCAGGCGCGAGGCGACGAGCGCGGCATGGAAGCGCATCAGCTCGCGCACGGTCAGGTTGGGCGGGAATTGCGGGTTCTCGGGGCAGTAGCCCAGGCGCAGGTGCACGTCGCGGTCGCCGGGGCGCCCGCCGAGGATGTGGATCGCGCCGCCATCGGGGCGCGCGAGGCCGGTGAGCAGGCGAAAGGTGGTGGTCTTGCCGGCGCCGTTGCGGCCAAGGAGGCCGTAGACCTCCCCGCGCTCGACGCGCAGGCCGAGTCCGCGCAGCACACATTGCCGGCGCCGCAGGCCGAGCCGATAGCTCTTGCGCAGATCCTCGACGCGCAGCAGCGCGGCGTCGCTCGTGCTCATGCTCGTGGCGCCTCCCCCGCTCGGCTGCGGTCACTTCTTCCCCGCAGCGGGCAGAAACTGACCATTATCGCCGCGAACGGCCCGTCTTGCCGGGCTGTCGCACGGGGCGTTCCAATCCGCAGGGAGCGGTCGCGCCCGACGCGTGGGGATCAGCCGTTGCTGAGGGTCTGGATGAGCAGGCCGCCGGTGCCGTAGCAGTTGAGGCGGTAGCGCTGCGCCGCGCCGACGGCGACCGGATCCTGGTAGTCGACGATTCCCTCGAGGGCACCGCCGCCGATCGAGAGCCCGACGCCGCCATTGAAGGGATTCGTGACGAGCACGTTGCCGGGCAGGTTGGCTTGGATGTCGGCCAGGGCCGTTGCGGCCGGCGGATAGCTGCCGAAGTTGCTGGCCGCGTAGGATTCGACGGCGAGCTGACAGGTGTGGGCGTTGCCCTTGACCGAGGCTTCCATGGCCCGATTGCGCATGCTGGTGAAGTTCATCGTCCCCATAGTGGCGAGGATACCGATGATCACGATGACGACCATCAGCTCGATGAGCGTGAAACCGCGACTCGATGTCAGGTGTCCACGCACAGGGGACCTCGAGAACTGGGGAAAAGAGGCGGCGGGAGCACCCAGCTCCCGCCGTCCACAGCACGGAACTACCCGTTGGAGAGCGTTAGCACGAGGGCGTTCGTCTTCCCGTAGCAGTTGAGCTGGTACATGTTCGCCACGCCGGTACCGGCGGGGTCCACGTAGTCAACCATGCCTTCGACAGCAGCACCGGTGCAGGTGAAGCCGTCACCGCCAGCGAAGGGATTGACGAAGGCGGC
Protein-coding sequences here:
- the pilM gene encoding type IV pilus assembly protein PilM, producing MKLPFKKESDHVVALDIGSRLVKVVEIGRGENGPRLLRYGTSHVSPDAVVEGEIMDRDLLLEAIEAAFANAGIKKGKVVSAVSSRSVIVKRLLMDRMSSEEARALIEMEASSHIPFEIEDVSLDFQLLEPNAGDGKMEVLLVAAKREVIYEHLSLLRDAGLSPAVIDVDTFAIQNLHEGLRREEPLATLVNVGSEVTNVSIVREGFPLFTRDFSVGCGQYVEALQRDLEIPYEDALKLISTNNVENTHPQEAGQETIARLAEEIAVGLERSLAYLRSAGEVEELSGVFLSGGGGNLPVLRERLEERLRLPVKAVDPLAALELDPAMESEMRELGLPALLGVAVGLGLREVSA
- a CDS encoding AMIN domain-containing protein, yielding MRARSSPSTRRPSSPGCATATRGSRSAWSSPRKESEMLVKTMRIAGLLAILAATGPSAQAATLLDSLQWENGVLILGFDGPFESRNLVMSEPDRIVLDFPGVRTVLAQASYPGEGALQRIRVGQNEPEEPGGLKARVVLDLASAQNFLTEVGERSLRVVLSPTASAAAPAAESQPAPSAPAAVAEAPAAPALRPADLSGLNRESAVAAPAEPSVAVFLASEDPAPPAWESAASPASEAPLPALIPAAASDPIFVASDPFEPTAAEQLFAELPAPPSELPAPAATEPARAEEPKVVWTAAPAAPGATPTAEPETASAPAPLIASAASGIASGEALFAALSAPATGAASAPAGERRAAVVAEPAPAASAPAESPALSAPSGAPEFGRELTLAAAVEELTGEAAPTAAPRQFAQAETPAAKRAEREPEPLLLSGKRPAKGDSAPITLEMRGAEFRTLLHAFSEFAGVNIVAGKEVQGKVSVHLTAVPWREALAAVCSANGYTVKEEYGVLRVAPRSSLLQEEMELLTAERKRSEYLPLETEVIKLSYAVAGELTEPLAP
- a CDS encoding type II secretion system protein codes for the protein MLREDERPRANALQRVVPCCGRRELGAPAASFPQFSRSPVRGHLTSSRGFTLIELMVVIVIIGILATMGTMNFTSMRNRAMEASVKGNAHTCQLAVESYAASNFGSYPPAATALADIQANLPGNVLVTNPFNGGVGLSIGGGALEGIVDYQDPVAVGAAQRYRLNCYGTGGLLIQTLSNG
- a CDS encoding pilus assembly protein PilP, which produces MRSVDRPASGLLLAALCALAGALPALAETPAPATPSALAPPEEVFPLQRFDLRTVPYEASLARDPFALPDYAVGTKRSSAELDLRSAVLVGIVRLRDGGYIALVEDENGDSYALTKGDPIDEGQVVAIDEAALIAWMRNGDSRQQVRLELAKEGE
- a CDS encoding ABC transporter ATP-binding protein, producing MSTSDAALLRVEDLRKSYRLGLRRRQCVLRGLGLRVERGEVYGLLGRNGAGKTTTFRLLTGLARPDGGAIHILGGRPGDRDVHLRLGYCPENPQFPPNLTVRELMRFHAALVASRLVTTRNRVDWLAAQFDLSGVSRRELRQLSRGTQQRVALALALLARPERLILDEPLTALDPLQRQRVIEILLEHKRAGTAMIVSSHVLTELQTLADRLGVLAEGRIGREIDLGAVGALPLAMDIRIPFEKAKEARLDAPDLEGVREGDTAAYRGLSFARAQTLLQRWSALGIPILELAERRELPAAEILASIAEDAAPAAVSEPARARDRDRDKERV